In Streptomyces qaidamensis, one DNA window encodes the following:
- a CDS encoding OFA family MFS transporter — MSPPVAPPGWSRWLVPPAALSVHLSIGQAYAWSVFKPPLESALGLSGTQSALPFQLGIVMLGLSAAFGGTLVERKGPRWAMTVALICFSSGFLLSALGASLEQYWLIVFGYGFVGGIGLGIGYISPVSTLIKWFPDRPGMATGIAIMGFGGGALIASPWSAQMLESFGGDSSGIALAFLVHGLSYAVFMLLGVLLVRVPPAEKPVESGPSVLAGPQVSANQAIRTPQFWCLWVVLCMNVTAGIGILEKAAPMITDFFADTSTPVSVTAAAGFVALLSAANMAGRIGWSSTSDLIGRKNIYRVYLGVGAIMYALIALFGDSSKPLFVLCALVILSFYGGGFATIPAYLKDLFGTYQVGAIHGRLLTAWSTAGVLGPLIVNWIADRQEEAGRHGASLYGLSFVIMIGLLVAGFVANELVRPVDPRHHVPAPKEAAHAERQQSESA, encoded by the coding sequence ATGAGTCCCCCAGTCGCGCCCCCGGGCTGGAGCCGCTGGCTCGTTCCGCCCGCCGCTCTCTCCGTCCATCTCTCCATCGGCCAGGCCTACGCCTGGAGCGTGTTCAAACCGCCCCTGGAGTCCGCGCTCGGCCTCAGCGGCACCCAGAGCGCGCTGCCCTTCCAGCTGGGCATCGTCATGCTGGGCCTGTCCGCCGCGTTCGGCGGCACGCTCGTGGAGCGCAAGGGCCCGCGCTGGGCGATGACCGTCGCCCTGATCTGCTTCTCCTCCGGCTTCCTGCTCTCCGCGCTGGGCGCGTCCCTGGAGCAGTACTGGCTGATCGTGTTCGGCTACGGCTTCGTCGGCGGCATCGGTCTCGGCATCGGCTACATCTCGCCCGTCTCCACCCTGATCAAGTGGTTCCCGGACCGGCCCGGCATGGCCACCGGCATCGCCATCATGGGCTTCGGCGGCGGCGCGCTCATCGCCTCGCCGTGGTCGGCCCAGATGCTGGAGTCGTTCGGCGGCGACAGCTCCGGCATCGCGCTCGCGTTCCTCGTGCACGGGCTGTCGTACGCCGTGTTCATGCTGCTGGGTGTGCTCTTGGTCCGGGTGCCTCCTGCCGAGAAGCCCGTGGAGAGCGGGCCGAGTGTTCTCGCCGGCCCGCAGGTCTCCGCGAACCAGGCCATCCGCACCCCGCAGTTCTGGTGCCTGTGGGTCGTGCTCTGCATGAACGTCACCGCCGGCATCGGCATCCTGGAGAAGGCCGCGCCGATGATCACGGACTTCTTCGCGGACACCTCCACCCCGGTGTCGGTGACGGCCGCCGCCGGTTTCGTCGCACTGCTGTCGGCGGCGAACATGGCGGGCCGCATCGGCTGGTCGTCGACGTCCGACCTCATCGGCCGTAAGAACATCTACCGCGTCTACCTGGGCGTCGGCGCGATCATGTACGCGCTCATCGCCCTCTTCGGCGACTCCTCCAAGCCCCTGTTCGTCCTGTGCGCGCTGGTCATCCTCTCCTTCTACGGCGGTGGTTTCGCCACGATTCCGGCGTATCTGAAGGATTTGTTCGGTACGTACCAGGTCGGCGCCATCCACGGGCGGCTGCTCACCGCCTGGTCCACGGCCGGGGTGCTCGGCCCGCTGATCGTGAACTGGATCGCCGACCGGCAGGAGGAGGCGGGCCGGCACGGCGCGTCCCTGTACGGGCTGTCCTTCGTCATCATGATCGGGCTGCTCGTCGCCGGCTTCGTCGCCAACGAACTGGTCCGGCCCGTCGACCCCCGCCACCACGTCCCCGCCCCGAAGGAGGCCGCCCATGCCGAGCGACAGCAGTCAGAGTCCGCCTAG
- a CDS encoding molybdopterin oxidoreductase family protein, whose amino-acid sequence MRKRDRTPKTYTRLTHPLVRDSRDEPFRQATWEEALDRAALGIGRNRDAFGMFSCARATNEMNYVAQKFARVVMGTNNVDSCNRTCHAPSVAGLSAAFGSGGGTSSYEEIEHTDVIVMWGSNARFAHPIFFQHVLKGIRNGARMYAVDPRRTSTAEWAESWMGLNVGTDIPLAHAVGREIIHAGLANEAFIQRATTGFEEYKALVEPWTLSLAEKVTGVPAAAIRELAHAYARAERAQLCWTLGITEHHNGTDNVRALINLSLLTGHVGRYGSGLQPLRGQNNVQGGGDMGAIPNRLPGFQDLLDPDVRLKFESAWDTVIQPHYGLNLTEMFEAMEDGSLRAVYCIGENPAQSEADSEQAVRRLKALDFLVVQDIFLTKTAELADVVLPATAGWAETDGTTTNSERRVQRVRKAVTPPGEAREDIDIICDLAARLGHDWKYADAETVWNELRAVSPDHYGMTYERLEEHQGIQWPCPSTDGIEPSYLHGRLWETDPSRRGPLAPFGLVQHDPPVDLTDDRYPIRLTTGRRLDSYNTGVQSGGYASPLRRGEFIELSPEDAERYGVVVGEQVQVTSRRGSVTAPVWVDTALRPGLAFMTMHFPDEVDTNALTIEANCPIAGTAEFKASAIRIEKLPIATIVG is encoded by the coding sequence ATGAGGAAACGCGACCGGACCCCCAAGACCTACACCCGGCTCACTCACCCCCTCGTCCGGGACTCCCGCGACGAGCCGTTCCGGCAGGCCACCTGGGAGGAGGCCCTGGACCGGGCCGCCCTGGGCATCGGGCGCAACCGCGACGCCTTCGGCATGTTCAGCTGCGCCCGCGCCACCAACGAGATGAACTACGTGGCGCAGAAGTTCGCCCGGGTCGTCATGGGCACCAACAACGTCGACTCCTGCAACCGCACCTGTCACGCCCCGAGCGTGGCGGGCCTGTCGGCGGCGTTCGGCTCGGGCGGCGGGACGTCGTCGTACGAGGAGATCGAGCACACCGACGTCATCGTGATGTGGGGCTCCAACGCCCGGTTCGCGCACCCGATCTTCTTCCAGCACGTGCTGAAGGGGATCAGGAACGGCGCCCGGATGTACGCCGTCGATCCGCGCCGCACCTCGACCGCCGAGTGGGCGGAGAGCTGGATGGGGCTCAACGTCGGCACGGACATCCCGCTGGCCCACGCGGTCGGCCGCGAGATCATCCACGCGGGGCTCGCCAACGAGGCGTTCATCCAGCGGGCCACCACCGGCTTCGAGGAGTACAAGGCCCTGGTCGAACCGTGGACGCTGTCGCTCGCCGAGAAGGTGACGGGCGTGCCGGCGGCGGCGATCCGCGAGCTGGCGCACGCCTACGCCCGGGCCGAACGGGCCCAGTTGTGCTGGACCCTGGGCATCACCGAGCACCACAACGGCACCGACAACGTCCGCGCCCTGATCAACCTGTCGCTGCTCACCGGGCACGTCGGCCGCTACGGCTCTGGCCTGCAGCCCCTGCGCGGGCAGAACAACGTACAGGGCGGCGGCGACATGGGGGCGATCCCCAACCGGCTGCCCGGCTTCCAGGACCTCCTCGACCCGGACGTGCGGCTCAAGTTCGAGTCGGCCTGGGACACGGTGATCCAGCCGCACTACGGCCTGAACCTCACGGAGATGTTCGAGGCCATGGAGGACGGCTCGTTGCGGGCCGTGTACTGCATCGGCGAGAACCCGGCCCAGTCCGAGGCCGACAGCGAGCAGGCCGTGCGGCGGCTGAAGGCCCTGGACTTCCTGGTCGTGCAGGACATCTTCCTGACGAAGACCGCCGAGCTCGCGGACGTCGTCCTGCCGGCCACCGCCGGCTGGGCGGAGACCGACGGCACGACCACCAACAGCGAGCGGCGGGTCCAGCGCGTCCGCAAGGCCGTCACTCCGCCCGGCGAGGCCCGCGAGGACATCGACATCATCTGCGACCTCGCCGCCCGCCTCGGCCACGACTGGAAGTACGCCGACGCCGAGACCGTGTGGAACGAGCTGAGGGCCGTCTCGCCCGACCACTACGGCATGACGTACGAGCGCCTGGAGGAGCACCAGGGCATCCAGTGGCCCTGCCCGAGCACGGACGGCATCGAACCCAGCTATCTGCACGGCCGGTTGTGGGAGACCGACCCCTCCAGGCGCGGCCCGCTCGCGCCCTTCGGCCTCGTGCAGCACGACCCTCCCGTGGACCTCACCGACGACCGCTATCCGATCCGGCTCACCACCGGGCGGCGGCTCGACTCGTACAACACCGGTGTGCAGAGCGGCGGTTACGCCTCGCCGCTCAGGCGCGGCGAGTTCATCGAGCTGAGCCCGGAGGACGCCGAGCGCTACGGGGTCGTGGTCGGCGAGCAGGTCCAGGTGACCTCGCGGCGCGGGTCGGTGACCGCGCCGGTGTGGGTGGACACCGCACTGCGGCCCGGGCTCGCCTTCATGACCATGCACTTCCCCGACGAGGTGGACACCAACGCCCTGACGATCGAGGCGAACTGCCCGATCGCCGGGACGGCTGAGTTCAAGGCGTCGGCGATCCGGATCGAGAAGCTGCCCATCGCGACCATCGTGGGGTGA
- a CDS encoding GntR family transcriptional regulator, whose protein sequence is MLSTGLPQGAVPKLERPGPLRDRVYEALLELITTRALQPGQHLVESELAGHLGVSRQPVREALQRLNTEGWVDLRPAQGAFVHEPTEEEADQLLTVRTLLEAEAARLAAAGADSAGIAALEALCAEGEKAVEADDVDGAVAMNARFHAKIMELAGNAVLAELAAQVDRRVRWYYTPVARQRGHQSWIEHRELIAAVAGRDEQRATQLMRDHTEHTRRSYHARSPS, encoded by the coding sequence ATGCTGTCGACAGGCCTGCCCCAAGGGGCGGTACCCAAGTTGGAACGCCCGGGTCCGCTGCGCGACCGTGTCTACGAGGCACTGCTCGAACTCATCACCACCCGTGCGCTGCAGCCCGGCCAGCACCTCGTGGAGAGCGAACTCGCCGGGCACCTCGGGGTCTCCCGGCAGCCCGTGCGTGAGGCGCTGCAGCGGCTCAACACCGAGGGGTGGGTCGATCTGCGGCCCGCCCAGGGCGCGTTCGTGCACGAGCCGACGGAGGAGGAGGCCGACCAGCTCCTCACGGTCCGTACGCTCCTGGAGGCCGAGGCGGCCCGGCTCGCGGCGGCGGGCGCGGACAGCGCGGGCATCGCCGCCCTGGAAGCGCTGTGCGCGGAGGGCGAGAAGGCCGTCGAGGCCGACGACGTGGACGGGGCCGTCGCCATGAACGCCCGCTTCCACGCCAAGATCATGGAGCTGGCCGGCAACGCGGTCCTCGCCGAACTCGCCGCCCAGGTCGACCGGCGTGTGCGCTGGTACTACACGCCGGTGGCCCGGCAGCGCGGCCACCAGTCCTGGATCGAGCACCGCGAACTGATCGCCGCGGTCGCCGGCCGGGACGAACAGCGCGCCACCCAACTGATGCGCGACCACACGGAGCACACGCGCCGGTCGTACCACGCGCGTTCGCCCTCGTAG
- a CDS encoding 2-dehydropantoate 2-reductase produces the protein MKVAVLGAGAIGAYVGAALHRAGAEVHLIARGPHLAAMRQHGVRVRSPRGDFTAHPHATDDPAEVGPVDHVFLGLKANAYAACGPLIAPLLHGTTTVVAAQNGIPWWYFHRHGGPYDGHRVESVDPDGAVSAVLAPERAVGCVVYAATELEGPGVVRHLEGTRFSIGEPDRSRSARCLAFSEAMQAGGLKCPVEPDLRSDIWVKLLGNISFNPISALARATMRQMCLHGGTRKVIEIMMAETLAVAGALGCEVGVSIERRLAGAERVGDHRTSTLQDLERGKPLELDVLLAAVVELAEITGVEVPTLRTVHAISDLLALRSAA, from the coding sequence GTGAAAGTCGCAGTTCTCGGCGCCGGTGCCATCGGCGCCTACGTCGGCGCCGCGCTCCACCGCGCGGGTGCCGAGGTGCATCTCATCGCCCGTGGACCGCATCTGGCGGCCATGAGGCAGCACGGAGTCCGGGTGCGCAGCCCACGCGGCGACTTCACCGCGCACCCCCACGCCACCGACGACCCGGCCGAGGTCGGCCCGGTCGACCATGTCTTCCTGGGCCTGAAGGCCAACGCGTACGCGGCGTGCGGGCCGCTGATCGCGCCCTTGCTGCACGGGACGACCACGGTCGTCGCGGCTCAGAACGGCATCCCCTGGTGGTACTTCCACCGGCACGGCGGCCCGTACGACGGCCACCGTGTCGAGAGTGTCGACCCGGACGGCGCGGTCAGTGCGGTGCTCGCGCCCGAACGGGCCGTCGGCTGTGTCGTCTACGCGGCGACCGAGCTCGAAGGGCCGGGCGTCGTCCGGCATTTGGAGGGCACGCGGTTCTCCATCGGCGAGCCCGACCGCAGCCGCTCCGCCCGCTGTCTCGCCTTCAGTGAGGCCATGCAGGCGGGCGGGCTGAAGTGCCCGGTCGAACCGGACCTGCGCAGCGACATCTGGGTCAAGCTGCTCGGCAACATCTCCTTCAACCCGATCAGCGCCCTCGCCCGCGCCACCATGCGGCAGATGTGTCTGCACGGCGGCACCCGCAAGGTCATCGAGATCATGATGGCCGAGACGCTGGCGGTCGCCGGGGCCCTCGGCTGCGAGGTCGGGGTCTCCATCGAACGCCGGCTCGCGGGCGCCGAGCGGGTCGGCGACCACCGCACCTCCACGCTCCAGGACCTGGAGCGCGGCAAGCCGCTGGAACTCGACGTGCTGCTGGCGGCGGTGGTCGAGCTGGCGGAGATCACCGGCGTCGAGGTGCCCACCCTGCGCACCGTGCACGCCATCTCGGACCTGCTCGCGCTGAGGAGCGCCGCATGA
- a CDS encoding MFS transporter small subunit, giving the protein MPSDSSQSPPSPDRRWLIAIAWVWVGVPLAYGLYELVRKATQLFTG; this is encoded by the coding sequence ATGCCGAGCGACAGCAGTCAGAGTCCGCCTAGCCCGGACCGGCGGTGGCTGATCGCCATCGCCTGGGTGTGGGTGGGCGTGCCGCTCGCCTACGGGTTGTACGAACTGGTGCGGAAGGCGACGCAGCTGTTCACCGGGTAG
- a CDS encoding beta-ketoacyl-ACP synthase III: protein MNGSRIAAVGHYQPAKVLTNEDLAGLVDTSDEWIRSRVGIRTRHIAGPDEPVDELAAHAAAKALAAAGLSPADIDLVLVATSTAIDRSPNMAARVAARLGIPQAATMDLNVVCAGFTHALATADHAVRAGGASRVLVVGADKMSEVADWSDRTTCVLVGDGAGAAVVEAADEPGIGPVLWGSVPEMGNAVRIEGTPPRFAQEGQSVYRWATTQLPPIARRACERAGLEPADLAGVVLHQANLRIIEPLAEKIGAVNAVVARDVTESGNTSAASIPLAFSKLIEQGAVATGDPVLLFGFGGNLSYAGQVVRCP from the coding sequence ATGAACGGCTCGCGCATCGCCGCCGTCGGCCACTACCAGCCCGCCAAGGTGCTCACCAACGAGGACCTGGCGGGCCTGGTGGACACCAGTGACGAGTGGATCAGGAGCCGGGTGGGCATCCGCACGCGCCACATCGCGGGCCCCGACGAGCCGGTCGACGAACTGGCCGCCCACGCCGCCGCCAAGGCCCTGGCCGCCGCCGGTCTGAGCCCGGCCGACATCGACCTGGTGCTGGTCGCCACCTCCACCGCCATCGACCGCTCGCCCAACATGGCCGCCCGGGTCGCGGCCCGCCTGGGCATCCCGCAGGCCGCCACCATGGACCTCAACGTCGTGTGCGCCGGCTTCACCCACGCCCTGGCCACCGCCGACCACGCCGTTCGCGCGGGGGGCGCGAGCCGGGTGCTGGTCGTCGGGGCCGACAAGATGTCCGAGGTGGCCGACTGGAGCGACCGCACCACGTGCGTGCTCGTCGGCGACGGGGCGGGCGCCGCGGTGGTGGAGGCCGCCGACGAGCCGGGCATCGGGCCGGTGCTGTGGGGCTCGGTGCCCGAGATGGGCAACGCGGTGCGCATCGAGGGCACCCCCCCGCGCTTCGCCCAGGAGGGGCAGAGCGTCTACCGCTGGGCCACCACGCAGCTGCCGCCCATCGCACGCCGGGCCTGCGAGCGGGCCGGTCTGGAACCGGCCGACCTCGCCGGAGTCGTGCTGCACCAGGCGAACCTGCGCATCATCGAACCCCTCGCGGAGAAGATCGGCGCCGTCAACGCCGTCGTCGCGCGCGACGTCACCGAGTCCGGCAACACCTCGGCCGCGAGCATCCCGCTGGCCTTCTCGAAGCTCATCGAGCAGGGAGCGGTCGCCACGGGTGACCCGGTGCTGCTGTTCGGCTTCGGCGGGAACCTGTCGTACGCGGGGCAGGTCGTGCGCTGCCCCTGA
- a CDS encoding ROK family transcriptional regulator encodes MTARPANAHQARLLTLLRDGGPNSRAQLGDQVDLSRSKLAVEVDRLLETGLVVADGLAASRGGRRSHNIRLNPELRFLGVDIGATSVDVAVTNAELETLGHLNHPMDVREGPVAVFEQVLAMAAKLRASGLAEGFDGAGIGVPGPVRFPEGIPVAPPIMPGWDGFPVREALSQELGCPVMVDNDVNLMAMGEQHAGVARTVADFLCVKIGTGIGCGIVVGGEVYRGTTGSAGDIGHIQAVPDGRPCACGNRGCLEAHFSGAALARDAVEAAQQGLSAELASRLETNGGLTAVDVAAAASAGDATALDLIREGGNRTGQVIAGLVSFFNPGLVVIGGGVTGLGHTLLAAIRTQVYRQSLPLATGNLPIVLGELGPTAGVIGGARLISDHLFSPA; translated from the coding sequence ATGACCGCACGACCCGCGAACGCCCACCAGGCCCGGCTGCTCACGCTGTTGCGCGACGGCGGCCCCAACTCCCGTGCCCAGCTGGGGGACCAGGTCGACCTCTCGCGGTCCAAGCTGGCCGTGGAGGTGGACCGGCTGCTGGAGACGGGGCTGGTGGTGGCCGACGGACTCGCCGCCTCGCGCGGTGGACGCCGGTCCCACAACATCCGGCTCAACCCCGAACTGCGCTTCCTCGGCGTCGACATCGGCGCGACCTCGGTCGATGTCGCCGTCACCAACGCCGAACTGGAGACCCTCGGGCACCTCAACCACCCCATGGACGTGCGCGAAGGCCCCGTCGCGGTCTTCGAGCAGGTCCTCGCCATGGCCGCGAAACTGAGGGCCTCCGGGCTCGCGGAAGGGTTCGACGGCGCCGGCATCGGCGTCCCGGGCCCGGTCCGCTTCCCCGAGGGCATCCCGGTGGCACCGCCGATCATGCCCGGGTGGGACGGCTTCCCCGTCCGGGAGGCGCTCAGCCAGGAACTCGGCTGCCCGGTCATGGTCGACAACGACGTGAACCTCATGGCGATGGGGGAGCAGCACGCGGGCGTCGCCCGCACCGTCGCCGATTTCCTCTGTGTCAAGATCGGCACCGGCATCGGCTGCGGCATCGTCGTCGGCGGTGAGGTGTACCGCGGTACGACGGGCAGCGCCGGCGACATCGGGCACATCCAGGCCGTCCCCGACGGGCGCCCCTGCGCCTGCGGCAACCGGGGCTGCCTGGAGGCCCACTTCAGCGGGGCGGCCCTGGCCCGCGACGCCGTGGAAGCCGCCCAGCAGGGGCTCTCGGCCGAACTGGCCTCGCGGCTGGAGACGAACGGCGGCCTCACCGCCGTCGACGTCGCCGCCGCGGCCTCCGCCGGTGACGCCACCGCCCTCGACCTGATCCGCGAGGGCGGCAACCGCACCGGCCAGGTCATCGCCGGCCTGGTCAGCTTCTTCAACCCGGGCCTGGTGGTGATCGGCGGCGGGGTGACCGGCCTCGGCCACACCCTGCTCGCCGCGATCCGCACCCAGGTCTACCGCCAGTCGCTCCCGCTCGCGACCGGCAACCTGCCCATCGTCCTGGGCGAGCTGGGCCCCACCGCCGGAGTCATCGGCGGCGCCCGGCTCATCAGCGACCACCTCTTCTCACCCGCGTAA